In the genome of Grus americana isolate bGruAme1 chromosome 16, bGruAme1.mat, whole genome shotgun sequence, one region contains:
- the FZD10 gene encoding frizzled-10, with translation MGPATRNFVPTLLALCWLTCCCTGISSIDIDRPGDGRCQPIEIPMCKDIGYNMTRMPNLMGHENQREAAIQLHEFAPLVEYGCHSHLKFFLCSLYAPMCTEQVSTPIPACRVMCEQARLKCSPIMEQFNFKWPDSLDCSKLPNKNDPNYLCMEAPNNGSDEPPRGSSMLPPMFRPQRPSSGHDLQQHKDSLSRTSCENPGKFHHVEKSASCAPLCTPGVDVYWSKDDKQFAVIWIAIWSILCFFSSAFTVLTFLIDPQRFKYPERPIIFLSMCYCVYSVGYIIRLFSGAESIACDRDSGQLYVIQEGLESTGCTIVFLVLYYFGMASSLWWVILTLTWFLAAGKKWGHEAIEANSSYFHLAAWAIPAVKTIMILVMRRVAGDELTGLCYVGSMDVNALTGFVLIPLACYLIIGTSFILSGFVALFHIRRVMKTGGENTDKLEKLMVRIGVFSVLYTVPATCVIACYFYERLNMDYWKIVATQQKCKMNNQTKNLDCMMNNSIPAVEIFMVKIFMLLVVGITSGMWIWTSKTLQSWQNVCSRRLKKRSRRKPASVITSSGIYKKPQHPQKTHLAKYESTLQPPTCV, from the coding sequence ATGGGGCCGGCGACGAGGAACTTCGTGCCGACTCTGCTGGCGCTCTGCTGGCTGACCTGCTGCTGCACGGGGATAAGCTCCATAGACATTGACCGCCCCGGTGACGGGAGGTGCCAGCCCATAGAAATCCCCATGTGCAAGGATATAGGGTACAACATGACGAGGATGCCTAACCTGATGGGACACGAAAACCAAAGGGAAGCTGCCATTCAGCTGCACGAGTTTGCCCCCTTGGTGGAATATGGTTGCCACAGCCATCtgaaatttttcctttgctccctCTATGCCCCTATGTGCACAGAGCAGGTTTCTACACCAATCCCAGCCTGCAGGGTTATGTGCGAGCAGGCGAGGCTGAAATGCTCTCCTATTATGGAGCAGTTCAATTTTAAATGGCCAGACTCCTTAGACTGCAGTAAACTGCCCAACAAGAACGACCCCAATTACCTGTGCATGGAAGCCCCCAACAATGGATCAGATGAGCCACCCAGAGGATCCAGCATGCTGCCACCCATGTTTCGTCCGCAGAGGCCCAGCAGCGGCCACGATCTGCAGCAGCATAAGGACAGCCTCAGCAGAACCTCCTGTGAAAATCCTGGCAAGTTCCACCATGTGGAAAAGAGTGCTTCCTGCGCACCACTCTGCACTCCAGGGGTTGATGTTTACTGGAGCAAGGATGACAAACAATTTGCTGTCATTTGGATTGCCATCTGGTCCATTCTGTGCTTCTTCTCCAGTGCTTTTActgtactcacttttctgataGATCCTCAGCGTTTCAAGTACCCCGAGAGGCCCATTATCTTCCTCTCAATGTGCTACTGTGTCTACTCAGTGGGGTACATCATTCGCCTCTTTTCAGGTGCTGAAAGCATTGCCTGTGATAGGGATAGCGGCCAACTCTATGTCATCCAGGAAGGACTGGAGAGCACTGGTTGCACCATTGTGTTCCTGGTTCTGTATTACTTTGGTATGGCGAGTTCCTTGTGGTGGGTAATCTTGACTTTAACTTGGTTTCtagcagctgggaaaaaatgGGGGCATGAAGCAATTGAAGCAAACAGTAGCTACTTTCATTTGGCAGCATGGGCCATTCCAGCTGTGAAGACCATAATGATCCTAGTTATGAGAAGGGTGGCTGGAGATGAGCTGACAGGGTTGTGCTATGTTGGAAGCATGGATGTGAATGCCTTGACAGGGTTTGTACTCATTCCTTTGGCTTGTTATCTAATCATTGGcacttcttttattctttctggttttgtggcCCTTTTTCATATCAGGAGGGTGATGAAAACAGGTGGAGAAAATACTGACAAGTTGGAGAAACTTATGGTCAGGATTGGTGTCTTCTCAGTCTTGTATACAGTGCCTGCAACTTGTGTGATAGCTTGCTATTTTTATGAAAGACTTAATATGGATTATTGGAAAATTGTGGCAActcaacagaaatgcaaaatgaacaATCAGACTAAAAATTTAGACTGTATGATGAATAACTCTATTCCAGCAGTAGAAATTTTTATGGTCAAAATTTTTATGTTGTTAGTCGTGGGCATTACTAGTGGTATGTGGATCTGGACTTCTAAGACTCTTCAGTCCTGGCAAAATGTTTGTAGTCGAAGATTAAAGAAGAGAAGTAGGAGAAAACCTGCAAGTGTTATTACAAGTAGCGGAATCtacaaaaaacctcaacatCCACAGAAAACTCACCTTGCAAAATATGAATCGACATTACAGCCACCCACTTGTGTGTGA